A region of Plantactinospora sp. BC1 DNA encodes the following proteins:
- a CDS encoding cystathionine gamma-lyase codes for MPDQPNHGDGSRPDYGDGTRSVHAGLPAPVPGQPFLPGPVFAAPYHLDPAVGPEASPNGYGRPDNPTRRLLEAAIGELEGGECLAFSSGQAAITAVLLSVLRPGDTVLLPTDGYFPVRAFAAETLRGIGVRVDFVPTAGPYPSFDGVRLVLVETPANPGLDVCDIAELATRAHAAGALLAVDNTTATPLGQRPLDLGADLVVASGTKALTGHSDLLLGYVASRTAALLETILGWRTTTGSIPGAFDAWLAHRSLATLDLRLARQSANAAAVAAVLRARSDVAGLRWPGLGDDPAYPIASRQLRRVPGIVAFDLGDADRVARFLAASRLVFAATSFGGLHTSADRRAQWGDDVSAGFVRLSCGVEDTADLVADLTAALDAAGGR; via the coding sequence ATGCCCGACCAGCCGAACCACGGCGACGGCAGCCGGCCGGACTACGGCGACGGCACCCGGAGCGTGCACGCCGGTCTGCCGGCGCCGGTACCCGGGCAGCCGTTCCTGCCCGGGCCGGTCTTCGCCGCCCCCTACCACCTGGACCCGGCGGTCGGCCCGGAGGCGAGCCCGAACGGGTACGGCCGGCCGGACAACCCGACCCGGCGCCTGCTGGAGGCGGCCATCGGTGAGCTGGAGGGTGGGGAGTGTCTCGCCTTCTCCAGCGGGCAGGCGGCGATCACGGCGGTGCTGCTCTCGGTGCTGCGCCCCGGTGACACCGTGCTGCTCCCCACCGACGGGTACTTCCCGGTGCGGGCGTTCGCCGCCGAGACACTGCGCGGGATCGGGGTACGCGTCGACTTCGTACCGACCGCCGGCCCGTACCCGTCGTTCGACGGCGTACGCCTGGTGCTGGTCGAGACGCCGGCCAACCCGGGCCTGGACGTCTGCGACATCGCCGAGCTGGCGACCCGGGCACACGCCGCCGGTGCCCTGCTGGCGGTCGACAACACCACCGCGACACCGCTCGGCCAGCGGCCGCTGGACCTGGGCGCCGACCTGGTGGTCGCCTCCGGCACCAAGGCGTTGACCGGGCACTCGGACCTGCTGCTCGGTTACGTGGCCAGCCGGACGGCGGCACTGCTGGAGACGATTCTGGGCTGGCGGACCACCACCGGCTCGATCCCGGGCGCCTTCGACGCCTGGCTGGCACACCGGTCACTGGCCACACTGGACCTGCGGCTGGCCCGGCAGAGCGCCAACGCGGCGGCGGTGGCGGCGGTCCTGCGGGCCCGCTCCGACGTGGCCGGCCTGCGCTGGCCGGGGCTCGGCGACGACCCGGCGTACCCGATTGCCAGCCGGCAGTTGCGGCGGGTGCCGGGGATCGTCGCCTTCGACCTCGGCGACGCCGACCGGGTGGCGCGGTTCCTGGCCGCGAGCCGGCTGGTCTTCGCGGCGACCTCCTTCGGCGGCCTGCACACCAGCGCGGACCGGCGGGCCCAGTGGGGCGACGACGTCTCCGCCGGATTCGTCCGGCTCTCCTGCGGGGTCGAGGACACCGCCGACCTGGTCGCCGACCTGACCGCCGCGCTGGACGCGGCCGGCGGCCGATAG
- a CDS encoding HD domain-containing protein, giving the protein MTAALHRALADPGTPPLRPLPPEAAELLLRSNAPARLAAHLRAVHDVAAQLLDWLGQDYPDLVVDHRAVCFGAATHDIGKTRHPEELSGPGSRHEPAGRELLIGYGVQPALARFAASHARWDSPDTTIEELLVSLADKIWKGRREADLEDRVVDRLAAVGGQQRWAAFLALDDVLGRIAEDADARLDFQARYPVD; this is encoded by the coding sequence GTGACCGCCGCCCTGCACCGCGCCCTCGCCGACCCCGGCACGCCGCCGCTGCGGCCGCTCCCGCCGGAGGCCGCCGAACTGCTGCTCAGGTCGAACGCCCCGGCCCGGCTGGCCGCACACCTGCGCGCGGTGCACGACGTCGCGGCCCAGTTGCTCGACTGGCTCGGCCAGGACTATCCCGACCTCGTCGTCGACCACCGGGCGGTGTGCTTCGGCGCCGCCACCCACGACATCGGCAAGACCCGCCACCCCGAGGAACTCTCCGGGCCCGGGTCGCGGCACGAGCCCGCCGGGCGCGAACTCCTGATCGGGTACGGAGTCCAGCCGGCCCTGGCCCGGTTCGCCGCCAGCCACGCCCGCTGGGACTCCCCCGACACCACCATCGAGGAGTTGCTGGTCAGCCTCGCCGACAAGATCTGGAAGGGTCGACGCGAAGCCGACCTCGAAGACCGGGTCGTGGACCGGCTGGCCGCGGTCGGTGGGCAGCAGCGCTGGGCGGCGTTCCTGGCCCTCGACGACGTACTGGGTCGGATCGCCGAGGACGCCGACGCCCGCCTCGACTTCCAGGCCCGCTACCCCGTCGACTGA
- a CDS encoding glucosidase gives MTGGSRMDDGQDAERTGLDPERVRLAEADAGGEPWRAWGPYLAERAWGTVREDYSEHGTAWDYFPHDHARSRTYRWNEDGMAGVCDEWQTFCFGLALWNGADPILKERMFGLGGDGGNHGEDAKDYWWYLDSTPTHSCMRWRYHYPQAAFPYDELVAVNGARGRDEVEYELVDTGIFDDDRYWAVTVDYAKASPTDMCISITAANRGAEAATLHVLPTLWFRNTWSWGLPGRDQVPKLRGTPGRLVGEHWVLGQIVLEGDGGPAALVCDNETNTERLWGLPGRSAYPKDGINDHVVNGADTVNPAGEGTKGALHYVLEVPARGEATIKLRLTRTSPPPASEPAPPLDLGAEHDAVMATRRAEADEFFARLIPDGASREEALVARQAIAGLMWGKQFYHFDVQQWLTGDPAAAPPPEGHRHGRNSSWRHMNNFDIISMPDPWEYPWYAAWDLAFHCVTIARVDPGFAKAQLLLLLREWYLHPNGQIPAYEWAFGDVNPPVHAWAALKVFEIDGGRDFDFLARMMHKLLLNFTWWVNRKDIGGNNVFEGGFLGLDNVGPFDRSAALPVAGVLEQSDGTGWMAMYALNLLDMALILAVHDPTYSDIATKFFEHFAYIAAAAYDAGLWDEEDCFFYDVLRLPDGTSRPLKVRSVVGLLPLAAITRLTTVTLNRLPELTARLRWFLANKPEYARVIGGRRLGGDGRQQRLLSMVGPDQVVRLLARMLDEEEFLSPYGLRTLSKRHLEQPFAVELGGQEFTVGYEPAESTSGLFGGNSNWRGPIWMPTNFMLISALRDHAAFFGDDLLVEYPTRSGSKHTLTEIADDLSARLIALFVPDEWGRRPIYGIAELFQTHPDWKDLIAFPEYFHGDNGAGLGAWHQTGWTALVADLILTLRR, from the coding sequence ATGACGGGCGGGAGTCGGATGGACGACGGGCAGGACGCGGAGCGTACCGGGCTGGATCCGGAGCGTGTCCGGCTGGCCGAGGCCGACGCCGGTGGGGAGCCGTGGCGGGCCTGGGGTCCCTACCTGGCCGAGCGGGCCTGGGGCACGGTCCGGGAGGACTACAGCGAGCACGGCACCGCCTGGGACTACTTCCCGCACGACCACGCCCGGTCCCGGACCTACCGGTGGAACGAGGACGGGATGGCCGGGGTCTGCGACGAGTGGCAGACCTTCTGCTTCGGCCTGGCGCTCTGGAACGGCGCGGACCCGATCCTCAAGGAGCGGATGTTCGGGCTCGGCGGCGACGGCGGCAACCACGGCGAGGACGCCAAGGACTACTGGTGGTACCTCGACTCCACCCCGACGCACTCCTGCATGCGCTGGCGCTACCACTACCCGCAGGCCGCCTTCCCCTACGACGAGCTGGTGGCGGTCAACGGCGCGCGGGGCCGGGACGAGGTCGAGTACGAGCTGGTCGACACCGGCATCTTCGACGACGACCGGTACTGGGCGGTGACCGTCGACTACGCCAAGGCGTCCCCGACCGACATGTGCATCTCGATCACGGCGGCGAACCGGGGTGCCGAGGCGGCCACCCTGCACGTGCTGCCGACGCTCTGGTTCCGCAACACCTGGTCCTGGGGGCTGCCCGGCCGCGACCAGGTGCCGAAGCTGCGCGGCACCCCGGGCCGGCTGGTCGGCGAGCACTGGGTACTCGGCCAGATCGTGCTGGAGGGCGACGGCGGGCCGGCCGCGCTGGTCTGCGACAACGAGACCAACACCGAGCGGCTCTGGGGGCTGCCGGGGCGCAGCGCGTACCCGAAGGACGGCATCAACGACCACGTGGTCAACGGCGCCGACACGGTCAACCCGGCCGGCGAGGGGACCAAGGGGGCGCTGCACTACGTGCTGGAGGTACCGGCCCGGGGCGAGGCGACGATCAAGCTCCGGCTCACCCGGACCTCCCCGCCGCCGGCCAGCGAGCCGGCGCCCCCGCTCGACCTCGGCGCCGAGCACGACGCGGTGATGGCGACCCGGCGGGCCGAGGCGGACGAGTTCTTCGCCCGGCTGATTCCGGACGGCGCCTCCCGGGAGGAGGCGCTGGTGGCCCGGCAGGCGATCGCCGGGCTGATGTGGGGCAAGCAGTTCTACCACTTCGACGTGCAGCAGTGGCTGACCGGCGACCCGGCCGCCGCGCCGCCGCCGGAGGGGCACCGGCACGGCCGGAACAGCTCCTGGCGGCACATGAACAACTTCGACATCATCTCGATGCCGGACCCCTGGGAGTATCCCTGGTACGCCGCCTGGGACCTGGCGTTCCACTGCGTCACCATCGCCCGGGTCGACCCGGGGTTCGCCAAGGCGCAACTGCTGTTGCTGCTCCGCGAGTGGTATCTGCACCCGAACGGGCAGATCCCGGCGTACGAGTGGGCGTTCGGCGACGTGAACCCGCCGGTGCACGCCTGGGCGGCGCTGAAGGTCTTCGAGATCGACGGTGGCCGGGACTTCGACTTCCTGGCCCGGATGATGCACAAGCTGCTGTTGAACTTCACCTGGTGGGTCAACCGCAAGGACATCGGCGGCAACAACGTCTTCGAGGGTGGCTTCCTCGGGCTGGACAACGTCGGTCCGTTCGACCGCTCGGCGGCGCTGCCGGTGGCCGGGGTGCTGGAGCAGTCCGACGGCACCGGCTGGATGGCCATGTACGCGCTGAACCTGCTCGACATGGCGCTGATCCTGGCGGTGCACGACCCGACGTACTCCGACATCGCGACGAAGTTCTTCGAGCACTTCGCCTACATCGCGGCGGCGGCGTACGACGCGGGGCTCTGGGACGAGGAGGACTGCTTTTTCTACGACGTACTCCGGCTGCCGGACGGGACCAGCCGGCCGTTGAAGGTGCGCTCGGTGGTCGGGCTGCTGCCGCTGGCCGCGATCACCCGGCTGACCACCGTCACGCTGAACCGGCTGCCGGAGCTGACCGCCCGGCTGCGCTGGTTCCTGGCCAACAAGCCGGAGTACGCCCGGGTGATCGGCGGTCGGCGGCTCGGCGGGGACGGGCGGCAGCAGCGGCTGCTCTCGATGGTCGGCCCGGACCAGGTGGTCCGGCTGCTCGCCCGGATGCTGGACGAGGAGGAGTTCCTCTCCCCGTACGGGCTGCGTACCCTCTCCAAGCGGCATCTGGAGCAGCCGTTCGCGGTGGAGTTGGGCGGGCAGGAGTTCACCGTCGGCTACGAGCCGGCCGAGTCGACCTCGGGGCTCTTCGGCGGCAACTCCAACTGGCGCGGCCCGATCTGGATGCCGACGAACTTCATGCTGATCTCGGCGCTCCGGGACCACGCGGCGTTCTTCGGCGACGACCTGCTGGTCGAGTATCCGACCCGGTCCGGCAGCAAGCACACCCTGACGGAGATCGCCGACGACCTCTCCGCCCGGTTGATCGCGCTCTTCGTGCCGGACGAGTGGGGGCGCCGGCCGATCTACGGCATCGCCGAACTCTTCCAGACCCATCCGGACTGGAAGGACCTGATCGCCTTTCCGGAGTACTTCCACGGGGACAACGGGGCCGGGCTCGGCGCCTGGCACCAGACCGGCTGGACCGCGCTGGTCGCCGACCTGATCCTGACCCTGCGCCGATAG
- a CDS encoding MMPL family transporter, translated as MKRIPLTVRIGRWSATRPRLAILGWLLFVAACVVGGSAVGTVPATGANSLHGELARADRIERAGEFAEPPVTENVLITPLTGPLDRDRADAAATEVGTRMRTLPEVAEVRAPLHAPDGTALLVEVVLADPPDEEADAAERQVPALLATTAEVQREFPDLRIEQIGTASLGKALTETLGADFLRAELISVPVALGILVLSFGALIAAGVPVLLALSAVAAAFGLAAFASHVFPAGELVNSIILLIGMAVGVDYSLFYLRREREERARGRDHRSAVEIAAATSGHAVLVSGLAVMVAMAGLYLVGENTFSSMATGSILVVGVAMLGSLTVLPAVLVTLGRWVDRPRVPFLGRRIERAGRSRFWSAVLRPALRWPAPTLLVAVLALLALAAPALDMRLARPTSADLPRSIPILRGYDRLAAAFPSNDLGTSHTVAIRTGAGHGAELDRALTELGARLGDATGFAHDRQPTVRRSADGLVRLVSVYVAGPAGSDDAVQTLRRLRAELLPATVGQVPGTEYAVAGRTASSQDFLDQMSDSLPSVLGFVLAVTFLVMLGSFRSVPVALTSILLNALSVAASYGLLVLVFQHSWAEDLLGFQSNGAVVSWLPLMLFVILFGLSMDYHVFVVSRIREAVLHGVPTRDAIERGIVSSAGVVSSAAIIMVAVFAVFATLSILEYKQLGVGLAAAILIDATVIRGLVLPALMRLLGEANWWAPRWLRGSGRPPAGPAEAPTMELAVVTPRRRRALLAGRHRPGPVAGDPVQPGHQHREQGQLDHHQDPLDQPHHHPAAGKRDVVERDQRQHAGHRQRP; from the coding sequence GTGAAACGAATTCCCCTGACCGTGCGGATCGGCCGGTGGAGCGCCACCCGCCCCCGGCTCGCCATCCTCGGCTGGCTGCTCTTCGTCGCCGCCTGTGTCGTCGGCGGCTCCGCCGTCGGCACCGTACCGGCGACCGGGGCGAACAGCCTGCACGGCGAACTGGCCCGGGCCGACCGGATCGAGCGGGCCGGCGAGTTCGCCGAGCCGCCGGTGACGGAGAACGTCCTGATCACGCCCTTGACCGGTCCGCTCGACCGGGACCGGGCCGACGCGGCGGCGACCGAGGTCGGCACCCGGATGCGCACCCTCCCGGAGGTCGCCGAGGTGCGGGCGCCGCTGCACGCACCGGACGGCACCGCACTGCTGGTCGAAGTGGTGCTCGCCGACCCGCCGGACGAGGAGGCGGACGCCGCCGAACGGCAGGTGCCGGCACTGCTGGCCACCACCGCCGAGGTCCAGCGGGAGTTTCCGGACCTGCGGATCGAGCAGATCGGGACCGCCTCGCTCGGCAAGGCCCTGACCGAGACGCTGGGCGCGGACTTCCTGCGGGCCGAACTGATCAGCGTGCCGGTGGCCCTCGGCATCCTGGTGCTCAGCTTCGGCGCGCTGATCGCGGCGGGCGTACCCGTGCTGCTGGCGCTCTCGGCGGTCGCCGCCGCGTTCGGGCTGGCCGCCTTCGCGTCGCACGTCTTCCCCGCCGGAGAACTGGTGAACAGCATCATCCTGCTGATCGGGATGGCGGTCGGGGTCGACTACTCCCTGTTCTACCTGCGACGGGAGCGCGAGGAGCGGGCCCGGGGCCGGGACCACCGCAGCGCGGTCGAGATCGCCGCCGCCACCTCCGGACACGCGGTACTCGTCTCCGGGCTGGCGGTGATGGTGGCGATGGCCGGGCTCTACCTGGTCGGTGAGAACACCTTCAGCTCGATGGCGACCGGTTCGATCCTGGTGGTCGGGGTCGCGATGCTCGGCTCGCTGACCGTGCTGCCGGCCGTACTGGTCACGCTGGGGCGGTGGGTGGACCGGCCCCGGGTGCCGTTCCTCGGCCGCCGGATCGAGCGGGCCGGCCGGAGCCGGTTCTGGTCGGCGGTACTCCGGCCGGCGCTGCGCTGGCCGGCACCGACGCTGCTGGTCGCCGTACTCGCGTTGCTGGCCCTCGCCGCCCCGGCCCTGGACATGCGGCTCGCCCGGCCGACCTCCGCGGACCTGCCGCGCTCCATCCCGATCCTGCGCGGCTACGACCGGCTGGCGGCGGCGTTCCCCAGCAACGATCTCGGCACCAGCCACACCGTCGCGATCCGCACCGGCGCCGGGCACGGCGCGGAGCTGGACCGGGCGCTCACCGAACTCGGCGCCCGGCTGGGCGACGCCACCGGCTTCGCCCACGACCGGCAGCCGACGGTACGCCGCTCCGCCGACGGCCTGGTCCGGCTCGTCTCGGTGTACGTGGCCGGTCCGGCCGGCAGCGACGACGCGGTCCAGACGCTGCGCCGGCTCCGGGCCGAGCTGTTGCCGGCCACCGTCGGCCAGGTGCCGGGAACCGAGTACGCGGTCGCCGGCCGCACCGCCAGCAGCCAGGACTTCCTGGACCAGATGTCGGACTCGCTGCCCTCGGTACTCGGCTTCGTCCTCGCCGTCACCTTCCTGGTGATGCTCGGCAGCTTCCGGTCCGTACCGGTGGCGTTGACCTCGATCCTGCTCAACGCCCTCTCCGTCGCCGCGTCGTACGGGCTGCTGGTGCTGGTCTTCCAGCACTCCTGGGCGGAGGACCTGCTCGGCTTCCAGAGCAACGGCGCCGTCGTCTCCTGGCTGCCGCTGATGCTCTTCGTCATCCTCTTCGGACTCTCGATGGACTACCACGTCTTCGTGGTCAGCCGGATCCGCGAGGCGGTGCTGCACGGCGTGCCGACCCGGGACGCCATCGAACGCGGAATCGTCTCCTCCGCCGGCGTGGTGAGCAGTGCCGCGATCATCATGGTGGCGGTCTTCGCGGTCTTCGCGACCCTGTCGATCCTGGAGTACAAGCAGCTCGGGGTCGGCCTCGCCGCCGCGATCCTGATCGACGCCACCGTCATCCGCGGACTCGTGCTCCCCGCCCTGATGCGGCTGCTCGGCGAGGCGAACTGGTGGGCACCGCGCTGGCTGCGGGGGAGCGGGCGGCCGCCGGCCGGCCCGGCAGAGGCGCCGACGATGGAGCTGGCCGTGGTCACACCGCGACGCCGCCGGGCCCTGCTAGCGGGTCGGCACCGCCCGGGACCGGTTGCCGGCGACCCGGTGCAGCCTGGCCACCAGCACCGCGAGCAGGGCCAGCTCGACCACCACCAGGATCCGCTCGACCAGCCCCATCATCACCCGGCCGCCGGGAAACGCGACGTAGTAGAGCGCGATCAGCGCCAGCACGCTGGTCACCGCCAGCGCCCGTAA
- a CDS encoding S8 family serine peptidase, whose amino-acid sequence MAMRIASTSGQRRTGRLAVGLAVAVSAGLLGTAVAPAAAAPADGTIRHAGGATAVAGSYLVVLEEASVSADSVTGRAGVLAARAGGKVARTYRHALRGFEFTGSAEAARRLATDPSVAYVEQNHRVRLTGTQTPTPSWGLDRIDQRPLALDNSYTYPSTGSGVRAYVIDTGIRLSHQTFGGRAVSGFDAIDGGPATDCQGHGTHVAGTVGGAEYGVAKGVTLVAVRVLDCSGSGTYAQVIAGVDWVTGDHDPGERAVANMSLGGPANSAANTAVANSIADGVSYAVAAGNEDADACGGSPASVPTAITVAATGGFPGGPGRTDARATFSNYGTCVDIFAPGVAIVSSTIDSDTASGPGDGTSMASPHVAGAAALVLAQNPSYTPQQVRDLLVTSGTTGLVTDPGPGSPNVLLHVADVRPPTNDFALTVAPASGSAGPGGAVTATVSTRLTAGSAQTVVLSATGLPRGVTATFSPASVVAGRSSVMTIRVGSAAVPGSYPLTVTGTGPHATRTARYTVTVTNPVGCTGTNNTDVAIPDLSTVQSPVTISGCPGRASASSTVRVRILHTFRADLVVSLLAPDGSGYVLHNRTGGGEDNIEQTFRVNLSTETASGRWRLQVQDAAGADVGHIDIWTLNLTAGTPTACAGSSATPVAIPDLGTVQSPIVLAGCSGNASTTSAVGVRITHGRVADLVIRLVAPDGSSYLLRNRVVGGSPINVVYLVNLSTEARNGSWRLRVQDAAAPYSGRLDGWSLTL is encoded by the coding sequence ATGGCGATGAGAATTGCCAGCACATCAGGTCAGCGGCGGACGGGGAGACTCGCCGTCGGACTGGCCGTGGCGGTCAGCGCCGGGCTGCTCGGCACGGCGGTGGCCCCGGCGGCCGCGGCACCGGCCGACGGCACCATCCGGCACGCGGGTGGCGCCACCGCCGTCGCCGGCAGCTATCTGGTGGTACTCGAGGAGGCGTCCGTCAGCGCCGACTCGGTGACCGGCCGGGCCGGCGTACTCGCCGCGCGGGCCGGCGGGAAGGTCGCCCGCACCTACCGGCACGCGCTGCGCGGCTTCGAGTTCACCGGCTCGGCCGAGGCGGCCCGGCGGCTCGCCACCGACCCGTCCGTGGCGTACGTCGAACAGAACCACCGGGTCCGGCTCACCGGTACGCAGACCCCGACCCCCTCCTGGGGTCTGGACCGGATCGACCAGCGCCCGCTGGCCCTGGACAACAGCTACACCTACCCGAGCACCGGCAGCGGGGTCCGGGCCTACGTCATCGACACCGGGATCCGGCTCAGCCACCAGACCTTCGGCGGCCGGGCGGTCTCCGGCTTCGACGCGATCGACGGCGGGCCCGCCACCGACTGCCAGGGGCACGGCACGCACGTCGCCGGAACCGTCGGCGGTGCCGAGTACGGCGTCGCCAAGGGCGTCACCCTGGTCGCGGTACGGGTGCTGGACTGTAGCGGCAGCGGCACCTACGCCCAGGTGATCGCCGGTGTCGACTGGGTCACCGGCGACCACGACCCGGGCGAGCGGGCGGTGGCGAACATGAGCCTCGGCGGGCCGGCGAACAGCGCCGCCAACACGGCGGTGGCGAACTCGATCGCCGACGGCGTCAGCTACGCGGTCGCGGCCGGCAACGAGGACGCCGACGCCTGCGGCGGCTCACCGGCGAGCGTCCCGACCGCGATCACCGTGGCGGCCACCGGCGGCTTCCCCGGCGGCCCCGGCCGTACCGACGCCCGGGCCACCTTCTCCAACTACGGCACCTGCGTCGACATCTTCGCCCCGGGGGTGGCGATCGTCTCCTCCACCATCGACAGCGACACCGCCAGCGGGCCGGGGGACGGCACCTCGATGGCCTCGCCACACGTGGCCGGCGCCGCCGCGCTCGTGCTGGCGCAGAATCCGTCGTACACCCCGCAGCAGGTCCGCGACCTGCTGGTCACCTCCGGTACCACCGGGCTGGTCACCGACCCCGGCCCCGGCTCGCCGAACGTCCTGCTGCACGTCGCCGACGTCCGGCCGCCCACCAACGACTTCGCTCTCACGGTCGCCCCGGCCAGCGGCTCGGCCGGACCGGGCGGCGCGGTCACCGCGACGGTGAGCACCCGGCTGACCGCCGGCTCGGCCCAGACCGTCGTGCTGAGCGCCACCGGGCTGCCGAGGGGTGTCACCGCGACCTTCAGCCCGGCCTCCGTCGTCGCCGGCCGGTCGTCGGTGATGACGATCCGGGTCGGCTCGGCGGCGGTGCCCGGCAGCTACCCGCTGACGGTCACCGGCACCGGCCCGCACGCCACCCGGACCGCCCGGTACACGGTGACCGTCACGAACCCGGTCGGCTGCACCGGCACCAACAACACCGACGTCGCGATCCCGGACCTGTCGACGGTGCAGAGCCCGGTGACGATCTCCGGCTGCCCGGGCCGGGCATCGGCCTCCAGCACCGTCCGGGTACGCATCCTGCACACGTTCCGGGCCGACCTGGTGGTCAGCCTGCTGGCGCCGGACGGCAGCGGCTACGTGCTGCACAACCGGACCGGCGGCGGTGAGGACAACATCGAACAGACCTTCCGGGTCAACCTCTCCACCGAGACGGCGAGCGGCCGGTGGCGGCTCCAGGTGCAGGATGCGGCCGGTGCGGACGTCGGGCACATCGACATCTGGACGCTGAACCTGACGGCCGGTACGCCGACCGCCTGCGCCGGCAGCAGCGCCACCCCGGTGGCCATCCCGGACCTCGGTACGGTGCAGAGCCCGATCGTCCTCGCCGGCTGCTCGGGCAACGCCTCGACGACCAGCGCGGTCGGGGTGCGGATCACGCACGGTCGGGTCGCCGACCTGGTGATCCGGCTGGTCGCCCCGGACGGTAGCTCCTATCTGCTGCGCAACCGGGTCGTCGGCGGGTCACCGATCAACGTGGTCTACCTGGTGAACCTCTCGACCGAGGCCCGTAACGGCAGTTGGCGGCTGCGGGTGCAGGACGCGGCGGCGCCGTACTCCGGACGCCTCGACGGCTGGTCCCTGACCCTCTGA
- a CDS encoding ROK family protein — translation MTNSEVPVVVGLDNGGNSNNATVLDATGRFLVDELVETPCRVLDGPEAAVEALAASMAQVLARTGTRPERVLAVGLDTPGPASATGVISSKGSTNFSQPAWRGFDIRGALERRLGLPVVYHNDGNAAALYAHHSYFGADAGQRSSISAIVGTGLGGGVVVRGQVLTGTAGMAGELGHVHIPMFGLLAEGQPVPACNCGFVGDVESVASLTGIRRNLLPYWLGRFAGHPLAELDPVGAAKQVRSYGVDGDPMALRIFEQQAMALGRLFTIAANFTDPDGYFVGGGVVEATPEFRDWFLATVREHTTLRAEQAERARFALVPDLDMAGARGAAIAALKLLDGTVNPAR, via the coding sequence ATGACGAACTCGGAAGTACCGGTCGTGGTCGGGCTCGACAACGGCGGTAACAGCAACAACGCCACCGTGCTGGATGCGACCGGGCGGTTCCTGGTCGACGAGTTGGTCGAGACCCCGTGCCGGGTGCTGGACGGGCCGGAGGCGGCGGTCGAGGCGCTGGCGGCGTCGATGGCACAGGTGCTGGCGCGTACCGGCACCCGGCCGGAGCGGGTGCTGGCCGTCGGATTGGACACCCCGGGGCCGGCCAGCGCCACCGGGGTCATCTCGTCGAAGGGCTCGACGAACTTCTCCCAGCCGGCCTGGCGCGGCTTCGACATCCGCGGCGCCCTCGAACGCCGGCTCGGCCTGCCGGTCGTCTACCACAACGACGGCAACGCGGCAGCGCTCTACGCCCACCACTCCTACTTCGGCGCCGACGCCGGGCAGCGGTCGTCGATCTCCGCCATCGTGGGGACCGGGCTCGGCGGCGGTGTGGTCGTACGCGGGCAGGTGCTGACCGGTACCGCCGGGATGGCCGGCGAACTCGGGCACGTGCACATCCCGATGTTCGGCCTGCTCGCCGAGGGGCAGCCGGTGCCGGCCTGCAACTGCGGGTTCGTCGGTGACGTGGAGAGCGTCGCCTCGCTGACCGGCATCCGGCGCAACCTGCTGCCGTACTGGCTGGGCCGGTTCGCCGGTCACCCGCTGGCCGAACTCGACCCGGTGGGCGCCGCCAAGCAGGTGCGGTCGTACGGGGTGGACGGCGACCCGATGGCGCTGCGGATCTTCGAACAGCAGGCGATGGCCCTGGGCCGGCTCTTCACCATCGCCGCCAACTTCACCGACCCGGACGGGTACTTCGTCGGCGGTGGTGTGGTGGAGGCGACGCCCGAGTTCCGGGACTGGTTCCTGGCCACCGTCCGGGAACACACCACGCTCCGGGCCGAGCAGGCCGAACGGGCCCGGTTCGCGCTGGTGCCGGATCTCGACATGGCCGGGGCCCGGGGCGCCGCCATCGCCGCGCTGAAGCTGCTGGACGGCACGGTCAACCCCGCCCGGTGA